From the genome of Diorhabda carinulata isolate Delta chromosome 2, icDioCari1.1, whole genome shotgun sequence:
AGCGAACTTTTCAAGTTAAACATGACGTTGTTTCAAAgctaaatttttctttttctcgcgctaaaaaataaaccattatttactaaaatagtATTGAACCAAGTTTCAATGCAACTATGCAACTAGtgtgaattttgattaaatttgagctatttgaatcaattttttcacgtgctgatattttcattgctataagtataaattgaaacttttgagagtatcaacaataaaaaattataaaattgaagataaaatttctaatcaacTTTTAGTGAttactaaataatgaaaatcggTTTTACAAACTATTGAAGGACACTCCCGTCTATTAttctttacaattttatttggGCTGGTTTCAATAGACTGgtaaaatgattttgatttacttacgaaattttataaatttcaaaataattctatGTTTACATTTGGCAATAACGCAATAtattcttataataatttatggaatgctacaatttatatatgtaaaaatgataatatttcgaaaaattgtattacgaataaataacttttagtaccaaaattcttgtttcaatTTACTTGgctataaaataatttcgaataaataaAAGCTTGATTGTTATTTATAGCAACAAACTAGATTAAACTAGTTTGTTTGTGAAATATGTTGAATCTAAACGCGGCAGATCTTCAAAAATGGTACCAGAAAAACTTAGAgtaagtgaaaataataaaatagactTAATAGTAAGTAGGAATAATCAATGTTATGTTATTTAAAACACCGTATCGACCATCATCAAACCAAAGATCAACCCTATATGTAAAACGACGAAAAGTTCTCCTTGAATTTATTTCGTGTAGGAAGATTGACAGGGGAAGGAGCGGGACTTGTACGACGAGAACAGTGAATAATTCAAGTGGCGATCCAAGTGTTGCTGCCCTCGAAGTCCCCGAGGTCCATAATTTCGTCGAAGGGAGGTCAGAAGGGTCGACAGGTCGATTGGCGTACTTTAAACATGACACCGGACACGTAAACTTCGGCTTCGTAGATTTCGACGAGTAAGTTTTTAATGGTATATAGTTTTTATCATATAGGTAGTAATTGttcgataataaaaataaaatctgtcAACACAGAAATCCTATTGACGGCGCCACTTGTTGCTGTTTTGACTGTTCGTCACCAACATCGACAAACACtaacttcaataatttatttgaattcttcgaTTTCTTTGCTAATTCGTTCTTTACACTACGACTATTTAGTATAAACTGAACTGAACTGCGCTAAACCAACCCGTTTATATATCTAAACGAAGTTGTTGAGAAGTCTTGAAAAATAAAGTgacgaaacaaataaataaataaaccgtTTGTTATAGAAActgatagaaaaaaatcatcaaacgGATTCCGGTGCTCGCAcgtcgaattttagaatttcaattcAAGTTATGTTGTAACGagtaattttttggtatttcttgTTTAAAATATCAAGTCGCTATATTTGTTATCGTTTTTTATGCCTAGAATTTTCTTAGGTAGGTGTCAAAAACATGCTTATTAAcatttaaacttaaaaaaagtgaaattaataacGAACTTTCGACCGGGTATGGAGAAAAATCATATATACTACATGTGCCGAAAGTTTTACCTCGGGAATCATGATGCGCAGGGTCAAAAATTCAACTTTCCTCCCTTGTAgggtaatatattatttttacctTATTTTGACTAATTTTCAATCTTAAATTTTTACGTCCAAATAtcggtttttttttgaaaatcggtgGGCTTTtagtttattgaaaactttACGTTTTGATAGTATGGAAAAATTAACAATACTATGatgaattttttcagaaaatggacaaaaaattaataaactgataaaaattgtatgtctgtttgattttatttttttacataaattttcacGTTATGTGGGAAAGTGAATacacaaaaattgtagaattttctattagcaacaatatttttgttatttttttctaataggtTTCATCCTATTTCTATTTTCCAAACCGTGccatagttttttttaaaaaaaaggtaGCGAttggtttcattttttttatttgtatacattttttttataaaagatataaaaaatattagagaaCTATTTTGCTTTGGTTTatcacaaataataatattacgaggttgatagttttttataaactaCGTCCTTTTAACTTGggtaaaactttttattttaaaccacTAAGTGTTTTCCAAATCTCCTCTGACTCACaagtcaaaaatatattattttcaaacaataatctgactacattatgaatttaaattgaaaaaatatcaaattttgaacaaattttaccaaaataaaTCTTTTCCGAAGCTCATAAACATTACCTTCGGTCCGAAAGAAAACTGATACTTATAGAATCGCTACGactttaaataaatgaaatttttgaaaaaaagtatcgaaaaaCCTCAACTCAGAATTCGCTATTCGTAAATATGACACttaattatcataaataattcaaaacttgttccatttttcttttataaagtCAGATATTCTTTCTCCAATCATATAAGAAGGTGCTGCAGTATGAGCACTCAAAGTGATCGGTATGATGCTGGTATCAGCCACTCTAAGATTTCGGATACCATGTACTTTTCCTTCATTATCTACCACAGCTTCGGGATCTTGTTTAGGACCCATTTTGCAAGTAGATACTTGATGCCACAAAGAACTAGTTAGAGATCTAAGTGCACATTCCCAATAATCATCGCTGTCGAATATTTCACCTTCACAAcctaagaaaatattaattaaaataagtgaTTCTACTAAGCTGGAATCCCTAgaaccgttgatgatattcatactgaacacactgtttaaactacaccaacactaacgaTTAAattgtctgacgtgcgttttgtgtaaccaagttatcgtcttcagagactgaaggtggaACTGGCTTaccttcagacagtgtaattgtgagtgttggtgtagtgtgtTCAGTACTACTTACCAGGTATTGGCGTTTGTATTAACTTAGCtcctaattttttcataacattaGTTCTACTAAGTCTTTGAATTTCTCTTATGGCGGCtataaaagttttaatatctttattttctgTATCTGTGAAGAAATTAGCGTATATTTTGGGCCAACGGAATGGATTTTTTGAAGACAATCTTAACGAACCTACCGATTTAGGATGTAATAACATCGGcgatatctaaaaatttttatttttttgtatcaaataatcGATTGTTGAAGTTGAATAAATTACCTGATACCATCCTTTATTTTCGTACGGTTTCCAAACTTTATCATAAGTACTGCGAGGTATGTTAAGCATTTCTCTGAAAGTTTGGCCTCTATCAGACCCTAAATTTCCTCCTAGAAGTATTAATTCCATATCGGGGTAAAGCGGATCAGGATCCGTTGATTCTTTCGTTTGTAGATAAATCAAACCTTCAACGCCTcctaaattaattaaaatattaataaaggacgtagaattttttataaaacacttACCTATGCTAGTATAAGGTCCTTTACTACCTTCGACGAAATCAATTAGAGTAGTGACGTTTCTTAATATTGCTATCTGATCTAGAGCTACATTTTCGTTCATTTCGAAAGATAGTCCCATGAAGGTTGCGTGATCGTACATTTTTTTACCTACAGGTAAATTCGCTAATAAAGGTATATctgaaaaatcaaatcaatacaCCTACCAATCAAAGTTAAAATTTCGTAGTTCGTAGTTTAACATATAGATGGCGCTACTAGTATTAAATCCATACGACATTCACTTAACTCTAACCTTCAAAAAACACGTCtataatattaaaatctatcctacttttagttaaaaaattataccatTTTGATTTAAGCAACTAGTTTGAAAATTGTCTCTAATCATCACTCAAAGTACATCAGATCTGATCCACCGTTTCAACGAGTTAGCTTTTAGGGGCTTAGTGATGACAGTTATTGACTAGGTTAGGTTTGAGATTGAGGTTGTGGTGTACGAGAAGAAAATTGGGTCCTCGACTTGAAGCTCAAGGCACTAACATCCACGTCGATAGGTGAGCTGCATATTTGGTTCTGGACGAGATCTCGGAGATGTGCACATGGTAGGTGATCATATTTAAGCCATTGAAGGCCATTTGCAACGTGAGCTAActcataaaaatgattattttgacaCATACAGTTTAAGTAGGATGCCTCAAAAAGACTCTTTCTCACTACGGTATCGAAAAAgtccacaaaataatttcgagTAACTGTGAAAAGAAACTGTTTGAGATAGCAGGAACTCTGAATATATCATAGAAACGTGTTGGACATATCGTGCGGCGTATTCGAAAGTTATTGCGCTAGCTCGCAACCGactaaaaataacaagaaattaatGATTCTGAGCAATATTTGGAGTTAATGGTGACAGAAATGAATCATGAATCTATCATTTCACATTTAGAACGCTtacatttaatataaatttaattgtaGGCAGAATCTCAGAAGTTAAATCTAGTTaggtctataacttaattcgttcggtttttttttcaaaatttgcacgtttatttaatacaataatattattcaaagtattgcccATCTGCAGCTATGACCTTTTCTTATCTTTCTGGCTTATCtttgtggatcccatcccaaaAGAACTGCGTCGGCTTGGTAGCCAAGAATGAATcaaaccaatttttgatatcttgctctgatgtgAACCGTTTTCTAGTGAGAGCGTTCTGCatcgaccggaacaaatggtagtcatAAGGAAcaaggtctgggctataaggcgggtgaggtaaaacttcccactgttttccaaatagttcttaaccggAATGGCAACGTGTGTCCGagcgttgtcatgatggaaaattattgcctcGTGTCTGGGCGTTTTTCGGCTACTGATCTCTTCAAACGAATTAATTGTGTTGGGCAGCGTTCTCCATTTATGGTTTCATCCggatttagcagctcataatacagcacaCCCTTCTGATCCCACCATTACCTTCGCGCCATGGATATTCGACTTTGCCGTTGAATTGGCTGGTTGACTGGATTtgacatatgattttttgcgctCGGGATGgtcgtaatggatccatttttcatcaccagtaacaatccgatgcaaaaatgtGGCGTTCTAGTAGCATTTCGGACATGCAAAACCGCCTTTCGACGACTCTCGACTTGAGttcatgtggaacccaatttccttgcttttgaatatatccatcTGATTTTAAACGTTCTGAAATGGCTGCTTGAGTTACACCCAAAGATGCAGCGAGTTTTTCTTGTGTTTGGCAACAATCTTCATATCGAGTAATGAttccagttcttcatcttcaaacttttttggctgcCCAGGACGTTAATCATCTTCCAAGCCAAAAccaccacttttaaatcgtgcaaaTCACTTTTATCACATTCGCTCAGCTAGAGCgtgttcaccataaacttctACCAAAATACGACGACTTTCggcttcatttttcttcatattaaagtaatggAGAAGAACTCCCcctaaaaacagttttttgacatatttgagtgaaaaaaaatgttgttaacgcttcaaatgaatgacatatACTGGAAAGACGTACAAAAACAGTAGCTTTCCAATGCAGGTTCGAAATATTGGAAtgatgtaatattatacaagttacgccatctcttatcaaTCCGCACGAATTGAGTTATAGATCAATACTTAGGcattttgaatgtttataatgtCGTTTTTTACATTATCAATATTGTTTTAcatgttaatttcaaataacttaCTCATAATAAAGATATATATCCAATTAGAAATGTTAAGAAAACAGCAGTTGATACAGATAATGTGTTTAACGATATCTCCCAATCAAAAGATTGATGTTAATTCTACTATTTagcaaattttatgaatttttcgacTTACCAAGCTCTTTTAAGTGATCCTCAGGTCCAATACCCGATAACATCAACAATTGAGGTGAATTTAGTCCACCAGCACTTAAAATTACTTCTTTATTAGCGAAAGCGTAgtagtattttttgtttctggcAAATTTAACACCATAAGCTTGTTTCGTATTTGGATCAATGAGAATTTTAACTACTCTacttttcaaaagaatttttaggttttttctaTTCGCTATGGGTCTAAGGAAAGCTTTTTCCGCGCTACAACGTTTTCCATCGCGTGTTTGAGATTGAACATAGGAAAcctaaagtttttataaataaactaaaaatctGATTTAATTTTTCGAGTTTTCGAAATGATTTTTTACTCACTCCTATTTGTTCTTTGCCGTTATAATCGACGTATTGATATCCGGCCTCTATAGCACTCTGGACCATATCTTCAATCAACTGGCTTCTGAATGGTATATCGCTAACCGTCAAATATCCTCCTTTATTGTGATATCCTTTATCTGCTTTTTCTATTCTTGCGTCTTCTGATTTGaggaaataaggaaaaactTCCTTGTATGACCATCCAGGATTCCCTAATTTAGCCCATCTGTCGTAATCCCTGCGATTACCTCGTACATGTATCATGAAATTGATTATGCTGGTACCTCCCAGTACTTTCCCGTGCCCATATTTGAGGGAATTTTTGATACAACCTACaattattacataatttctACAGAGTCATGTTGACCAGGCTTTAAAC
Proteins encoded in this window:
- the LOC130903569 gene encoding glucose dehydrogenase [FAD, quinone]-like gives rise to the protein MYKIIVGIIFKITLVSSSILLPIYEKNNLEGKYSANQTYDFIVIGSGPSGAVIANRLSEVPEWNVLLIEAGTVPSVLTDIPAICGSWQFTGYDWGYWTQPQHQFCKGCIKNSLKYGHGKVLGGTSIINFMIHVRGNRRDYDRWAKLGNPGWSYKEVFPYFLKSEDARIEKADKGYHNKGGYLTVSDIPFRSQLIEDMVQSAIEAGYQYVDYNGKEQIGVSYVQSQTRDGKRCSAEKAFLRPIANRKNLKILLKSRVVKILIDPNTKQAYGVKFARNKKYYYAFANKEVILSAGGLNSPQLLMLSGIGPEDHLKELDIPLLANLPVGKKMYDHATFMGLSFEMNENVALDQIAILRNVTTLIDFVEGSKGPYTSIGGVEGLIYLQTKESTDPDPLYPDMELILLGGNLGSDRGQTFREMLNIPRSTYDKVWKPYENKGWYQISPMLLHPKSVGSLRLSSKNPFRWPKIYANFFTDTENKDIKTFIAAIREIQRLSRTNVMKKLGAKLIQTPIPGCEGEIFDSDDYWECALRSLTSSLWHQVSTCKMGPKQDPEAVVDNEGKVHGIRNLRVADTSIIPITLSAHTAAPSYMIGERISDFIKEKWNKF